ACGTCTTCGAGTCCGACGTCACCTACCCGGCGAAGTTTGCCCAGGCAGGCTGGGCCATGGCGCTGGACAGCTTGAACCCGGACATGAGCCAGTACTTCCCTGCCGAGGTGGCCGCCGGGACGTTCAACAACAAGCACTACGCCATCCCGTGGTTCGACAACCCCGAAGGCCTCTACTACCGCACCGACCTGGTCTCCACGCCGCCCACCACACCCGAGCAGGTGGTCGCCGACGCCCAGGCGGCGGTCAAGGCCAACCCGTCCCTGAAGGAAGGCCTCGCCTTTGAAGGAGCCAAATACGAGGGGGCCATCACCGCATTCCTCACCGTGGACTCCGCCTTCGGTGGCAAGCTCGACCCGCAGAACCTGAACACGCCGGGCAACCTCGCCGCCCTGCAGTTCCTGCACGACGCCATCTACACCACCAAGATCGCCCCCACCGCGGTCACCGGCTGGCAGGAGGGCCAGGTGCAGACCGAGTTCACCTCGGGCAACGCTGCCTTCTCCATCAACTACCCCTTCGTCGAGTCCCTGGCCACCACCCCGCCGGTCATGAACCACGTGGGCTACATCCCCTTCCCCGCCGGGCCGGGCGGCACGCCGGGCGCAGCCCTGGGCGGCGAGATGCTGGGCATCAACTCCAAGACCAAGAACGCCGCTGCGGCGTGGAAGCTGGTGCAGTACCTGACCACCCCGGCGGTGGAGATCGCCCGGGCCAAGGCAACCGGTGACCCGCCGTCGCTGCCCTCGGCCTACACCTCCGACCTCT
The nucleotide sequence above comes from Actinomycetota bacterium. Encoded proteins:
- a CDS encoding extracellular solute-binding protein, whose amino-acid sequence is MAVTIVLVATACGKSTTKGSGGATTGSSAGTTTIEFAESGLGTEGQQTQAAINAFQQANPNIKVKIDALSSDSTQYLTQLEQSFVAGSSTPDVFESDVTYPAKFAQAGWAMALDSLNPDMSQYFPAEVAAGTFNNKHYAIPWFDNPEGLYYRTDLVSTPPTTPEQVVADAQAAVKANPSLKEGLAFEGAKYEGAITAFLTVDSAFGGKLDPQNLNTPGNLAALQFLHDAIYTTKIAPTAVTGWQEGQVQTEFTSGNAAFSINYPFVESLATTPPVMNHVGYIPFPAGPGGTPGAALGGEMLGINSKTKNAAAAWKLVQYLTTPAVEIARAKATGDPPSLPSAYTSDLYSAAPYFQQVKTLNDNAQPRPVSPNYLQISTDLQTMFSAVFANTKQPADALKAAATSVKNDANATPGQ